ACAGACGATGATCGTCTCCCCACCCCATATTTCATACCGAGTTCTCATGGAACAATTCAATGCGGACGGCTCCGAGAAAGTTCAGTACCTGGAACTCTCCCGGCTGTCGCGCGATCGGCGCAATTCGCTTCGCGGCTTCTCCCCCAAAGCGCCGGGATGATCCAGTGTTTTAATCGGGAAGTCGCGTGAGAGGGACACATCTTCATTTTGCGCTTTCAGTAGGATGCGAATCTTCATGAGAGCAGCCCTGGCTGACGAGCTGTCTTTTCAAAGTCAAAGGAGAAACGCCCGTCGCGATGAAGTAAACTTTTTCTCCCAAGTTCATCAGGTGATCGGCCACACGCTTCAGATGGCGAAAAAGGTCAATCGCGATGAAGATTTCCGCAGGCGTCTCCGACAGATAAGGGGAAGAAAGACGCTGCATCAACGACTCGGCGCATTTACGGCAAATCCGCACGGTTTCGCGACGTTTTTCGCGGATCACGGCGAGCACGCCGCCGTCTTCTTTATCGAGCGCGGCCAGAAAGTCGTCGATCATCTCGCTGCATCGGCGCGAAACGTCAAGCAGATCGTCGATCTTGGGCAGCGGCGCGCGCCCGTGGTAATCGTTGACATACTCTTTCAGCCGTTCGGCGACGTTGACCGCCTGATCGCCGATGCGCTCGATATCCGTGATGATCTTCATGACCGCATAGACATAGCGCAGATCCTCGCGCATCGGCTGCCGCATGGCGATGGAATAAAGGCACTCCTGATCGATCTGCTCTTCCAGCTCGTCGATCGCGTCGTCGCCGCAGATGACATCCTCTTCCGCGCCCACGTCGAGAGTGCACAGCCCCGCGACGGCTTTGGCCAGAGCCTCTCTGGCGCCGATCGTCATCTGCTGAACCAGCGTATACATACGCGCTTTGTCAGAAGAATAAAGATAATTTTCGAGGCTACGCTCGCTTGATTCGCTCTTTTTAGTCGCCACTCACAGCCCCCTCCTTCCACTCGGAAAAAGCTCTTCCGGTCGAATATCTTGCCTGTTTCTTGGTGAACTCTTCGCCCTCGGCCACCTCTTTCGCCATGGCCAGGAACCCCTGCATCAGGGAGACCAGACGGACAGCCCGGGAGGCGTTGCGGTCGTAAGAAGTGCTCTCGCCCACTTCACGGCGAATCTGGTTGCTCAGGCCGGCAAGTTCCGCTTCCTGGCTTTCCAGCGCGTGGACCTGGCCTTTCTCGCCAATGACAAAGGCGCACAGAGCGGACCGCATACACTTGCGCGACAGTTTGCACCAGCGCTCCCACACGCCGTTTCCCAGAAGCGCGCGGAGCGCGTCATGAACCGCCGTCGACTCCAGATGCGATCGGATCGATCCTGTCAGCAGCTTGGACATGCCGCGCAGGATTGACATCGTGTAACTGATGATCGTAAAATCCTCCGACACTTTTTCTTCTTCGGCAGGAACGCGAATATGATAGGCAAATTCCTGGCACGATTCGCACAAATCGGCGATCGCCCGAGGCAGTTTTCCAAAAAGCGCGCCGTTGCGCTGCTGCGGTTCGAGCAGCATCTGCAGATACGCCTCCATGTAGTTGGAGAGGCGTCCCATTTCCTTTGACAAAAGCATGACCGCCAGTTCGGGAACGTCCAGGATCTTTTCGTCGATATAGCGGGGTTCGCTCAGGCTGCCGCTGCCCGATACAAGCCGGACGCCGATCCACGTAAGAAATTGAGGGAAAGGCAGAAAGACGAGAATGTTGAACGTTGCGATCAGCACTTGACCGTACACCAGTTCCTGAGCGGCGGAGATGCCGAGGGAGACGAACGTCCTGTGGACGAAGGGCAAGAAGCACAAGAAAATCAGCCCCCCCAACAGCTTGAAGAAGAACGTCGCATAGCCGAGGCGCTGCGCGCTGAGCGAACCGCTCATGCCCGCCAACACCACCATGGTCGTGGAACCGATGTGCGCTCCCAGAGCGATGGGCAGTGCGGAAGTCGCCGGCAAAGCGTTCGACGCGGCCAAGGCGATCCCCAGCGCCATGATGGCCGAGCTGCTTTGCAGCACGCCCGAGCCGATGAAAGCGATGATCCCCATCACCAGCGCGTCTGACGCCCAGCGCGTCATCAGCCGGCTGAACTCGGGATCGGCAAAAAGCGTCTTCGTGCCCAAACCCAGAACCTGCATCCCGAGAAAGATCAGCGCCAGGCAGCGAAGCACGCCGAAACCGGAACTGACCCATTTATTCCTGCTCTTGCAGAGGAAATAGGACACGCCGAACATGAGCGGCGCGTAATCGAACAGATTCAGACTCAAAAGGAAGGACACGAACGTGCCGCCCAGGCTGGCCCCCATCATCACGATCAGCGAGCCGGCGAAGCTCAGCATGCCGACATCCACGAATCCGACGGCAAACGACGTAGCGATGGTGCTGCTCTGCGTGAGCGCGGAAAGGACCACGCCCAACAAAAAAGCCTGCGCTTTCTTCTTCGTAAAACGGGCCATCGAGTTTCTGGCGTTCGCGCTCATATTCTCACGAAAAAAGCGCGAGCTCTGGTCGACGCCGAAAAGGAACAGCGCCAAACCTCCCAAGATATTGACAAAGCTGGTGAAATACAGCACAGTACAATCGCCTCCCCCGCCTCTTCACCGTAGGAGACGGTTCTATTTCAACGATCCGCTTTCGCGGCTTTCTTATTCTTCAGCTCGGAAAAAATAGGCGCCAAAAGCATCACGCCCGTGATCGCCAGGAGCACTGCGCTCAGGGGACGCGTATAGAGGAGCTGCGGCCCGCCCATGATCAGCGTCATCTGCAGATTCGTCTCGATCAATGCCCCCAGTACCAGCCCCAGCACGATCGGCGACAGCGGATAATGGAATTTCTTCAGAATCCAGCCGAGCACGCCGAAGCCGAGACATACGCCGACGTCGAACACCGACGAGCGGACGGCAAAACTGCCGACGATCGCGAACGCAAAGATCAGCGGATAAAGCACGGTCTTGGGGATTTTCGTCACCCTGATCCACAGGCGGCTGCCCCACGTGCCCAGAAAATAGAGCACGATATTCGCGACAAACAGACTCGAGAACAAAGTATATACCAGTTCGGGCTGCTTCGCAAAGAGCTCCGGGCCAGGGCGCAGTTCGTGGATCATCAACGCGCCGATCAACACCGCCGTGGAGGCGCTGCCGGGGATCCCCAGCGTCAGCAGCGGCACCAGCGCGCCGCCGACCGAGGCGCTGTTGGCCGCCTCCGCGGCCGCAACGCCCTCATAAGCTCCCGTGCCGAACGTCTCGGGATGGTTGGACAACCTTTTTTCCATGTCATACGCCAGAAAAGAAGCGATCGTCCCGCCGGCGCCGGGGAAAATGCCGATCAGCGTTCCCAGAACGCTCGAACGGACAATGGACCACTCCAGCCCCAAGTAAGTTTTGAGCGACGGCCACTCCGACACGCGCTCCTGCGCCGCTTCATACGCTCGATAATCGTTTTCTTCGATGTTGGCGAAAACTTCGCTGAGGGCGAACAGCCCGATCAGCGCCGGCACAAAAGAAAATCCATCGTATAGATTGAGAATGTCGAAGGTAAAACGGCTCACGCCGTTGACATGATCCAGGCCAATCGTGTTCAGCATAAGACCCAGCAGCACCGCCATCAGCGACTCCGCCCACTTCCGGCCGGCCATGGACGAAACCGTGGACAGTCCCATCAGCGCCAACGAGAAGTATTCGGCCGGCCAGAACTTCAACGCAAAATTCGCCAGCGGCGCCGAGAACAGCACGAGGATAACGACGCCGATAAAGCCGCCCCACACGGAGGCGACAAGGGAAATTCCCAAACCATAGCCCGGCTTGCCGCTCTTTGCCAGAGGATAGCCGTCGAAAGCCGTGACGACCGCCGACGGCGTTCCCGGCGTGTTGATCATGACGGCCGTGACCGAACCGCCGTAATTCGAAGCCAGATAAATCGCGCACAGCATCACCAGCCCCATCGTCGGCGACATGCCAAACGTGAACGGCAGCAAAATCGCCACCGCCATGGACGGCGACATGCCCGGCATCGCGCCGCCGAGAATGCCGACGACGACGCCGGCGGTGACAATGAGCAACGGGCCGGCGCCGATCAGATTGCGAAGCCCCGACCAAAGGTTCGTCAACAATTCCATCGTCATCGCTCCCCGTCACATGAACAGCTTGCTGAAAAGCGTTCCCGCCGGAAGACCGAGCAGGAGCACCTTGTTGAAAACAAACCACGTGAACAGAACCCAACAGGCCGCGGTTCCCAAAATCAGCAGGATCCGCCGCTCGCCCAAAAGCAGCATCAGCAGCGCCAGCATGGCCGCCGTACAAACGAAAAAACCCAGCGTGTCGAACTGCGAGATAGCCGCCGCCACAATCGCAAAAGCCCAGAAAACTTTATCGACGCGCCCATGCCCGACGGCTTTGACGCGGGGGGCCCGCCACGTGCGAAACAGCTGAAACAGGGAAACGACCAGCAGCGGCAGCGACCACAGATAGGGCATCAGCTTCGAACTGCTGTCCATGCCTTCCATCTCTTCAAGGCCGTTCGTCAGAAAGATAAATACGACAGACAGCTCGACAAAAGCCGTCGACACCAGCAGCGAGCCCAGCCGGTCCCTTTTGCCGCAGACAACGAAAAACAGCGCGGATACCGCGAGAACTGCCGCGCAGACTCCGGCGATCACGACCAGACCGCGCGGATTGTTCAGCGACAAGGCAAGTTCCTGCATTGACTGCATATATATCGACACCTCTCTCTTTCGAAAAGCGGTCCCTGTTTCGTGAACCACAAAACAGGGACCGCTTTTTATACCGTGCCGCCCGCTTACTTGATCATCCCGGCTTCGCGAAGCGCAAGCCGGACGTTCTCTACGTCGTTCCTGACCTGCGCGGTGAACTTCTCGCGCCCCCAGTCGACCACGTCGATGCCGTCGCGCTCGAGATATTCTTTCCATTCCGGATCGGCAGCGACTTTTTTGTTCAGTTCTTCCCACCACGCGTAGGCCTCTTCGGGCGCGCCTTTGCGGATGGCGAAACCGCGCCACATGATCTCGTTCTCGAGCCCTTCGTACCCCAGCTCCTTGAACGTCGGCGCGTCGGGGAACTGCGGCAGGCGCTCGCCGCGGCACAGGGCGAGGATCTTGTAGCCGGGACGCCCGGCCATGTCGGCGGGATTGCCCACGTAAGCCACGCTTTGGCCGCTCAGCGTCCCCATCATGGCTTCGGGACCGCTCTTGTAGGGAACCCATTTGGCCTTCATGCCGACGATGCGCCAGACTTTGGTCGCCAGCACATGATCGTTGCCGCCGGGAGCGGGGCCGCTCCACAGCTGGGTGCCGTTCTTGGCTTTCGCGTCGGCGACGACTTTCTCGAACGTGTTGAACTCGCCTTCCGCGGCGCCGATGACGCATTCGGGATCGCGCATCAGCATCGCGACCCATTCCATACTCCAGATCATCTCGTCCTCGTTTTTCTTGGAGGACAAGACTTTGTTGACGACGGCGGTCGTAGGGGCGAAAACCGTATAACCGTCCGCCGGCTGCTGAAGCACGTGCCCCAGCCCCACCAGCCCGCCGGCGCCCGTCACGTTCTCGACCACAAAGGTCGCGTCGGTGTACTTGGCGGCGACAGAGATGAACTTGCGGCTGGTCACGTCCATCAGTCCGCCCGGGGCCACGTAATTCACAATGTGGATAGGGCGCTCGGGATAGGCTGCGCAGGCAGCCGAAGCAAACATCGCCGCACACAGAACGAAAGCGCATGACATTGCCTTACGGAATCTCACGAAACAACACCCTCCTTCATCAGTTGCCTCTCTGTCCCCAAGACCATTTCCAGAGAACGGAGGCCGCTTAAGCTTTAAAGAGCTGAAACAACAAACCATGCCGCAGGCTGCGGTCGCTGACCGTCATTTCCCTGGCGCCGGTCAGTTCGAGAACGGCCTTGACGATGCAGGCGCCAGCTAGGATCACGTCGGCCCGCTTGGGCTGGAGGCCGACGATCTCGCGGCGCTGATCCAGCGTCTTGGCCGCATAGTCTGCGATCTGAGCGTTTACGTCGTCGAGACTCAGCGTGGATCCCTGAATCACGTCGGGATCGTATTGAGCCATTTGATGCTTCACCGAAGCCATGCTGGTGACCGTGCCGCCCATGCCGACAAGGAACGCGACGGGACCGGCAACGCCACCGTCGGTCAGCTCTTTGGCAATGGCCGCCTGCGCTTCCGCCAGTTTATTCGCGGTGACGGGCATTTCCGCGAGGTACTGCTCGGTAAAGCGGACGGCCCCCACGTTGAGACTGAACTTTCTCACCAGCCTGCCGGCTTTGCCAAAAACAAACTCCGTGCTGCCGCCGCCGGTATCCATCGTCATCAGATCGGCCTCAGCGGCCCCTTCGATGCCCGACATGACCGCCACGTAGGAAAGCTGGGCTTCTTCTTCGCCGGTAAGCACGCGCAGCTCCACGCCGCAGAGCTCTTTGACGCGGGCGATAAAATCCGCGGCATTTTTGGCAACGCGCAAAGCCATCGTCCCCACGGCGATGATCTCGTCGGCTCCGGCCGCTTTCGCTTCCTCTGCAAAATTCGCCACGGACCGCGCGTTGCGCTCCAGCGCCTCCGCGCCGATGCAGCCGGCGTCTTTCAGCCCTTCGCCAAGACGGACAATGTCATTGACGTCCTTGACGACTTTGTACCCGCCGGCCCCGGTCCCTTCCGCCAGACAGAACTTGATCGAGTTGGTACCGACATCGATGATCGCTTTTCTCGGAGCCATCTTATTTGATCCCCACCGACTTCTTCATGGCCTGGATGTAATTCATGTTCTCCACGCCCTTCATACCGAGTTTTTCCACGACCCTCATGATCAGGATCGGGTCTTCATGCTCGACGCACATCGTCCGCCACGCTACGCCGTTGAATTCTGCGGCGGCGATCTCGGCCGTGGCGCCGTCGATCTTGTAAATGTCGCGGTCCTTTTTCACCAGAACAAGCTCCAGATCTTTATGCGGCACGACGAGCTCCTTGATAAACTGGTCGTGAGTGTATTCGGCGCGCTCAAGTTCCGGCAGCTCCACCTTGAGGATTTTAGCCAGCGCGGAAAGCTCGTCCGCGGCGATCGGGAATCCCGTCTTGAGAACCGGCAGCCATTGCTCCAGGCCGTCGGCATTGACCTTCTGAAGAGATTTGACGTCGATGAGGTCAAAGCGGATCTTGACGTTCTCGTCGCTATTTCTGGAAAGAATGTATTCTTCGTCGGTCCTCTTGTTCGAATCCATCGGCAGGGCCCGCAGCGTCTTCTCGCCGACGCCGAAGTCTCCCTTGCCAAAGGTCCGCCACTCCCAGCGCGCTACAATCGCCATACAAAACTCCTCCTTGACATGAGACGTGTCTCCGCAAAACAAAGAAAGCTTACCGACACGCACTCGGCGTCATTCTCCAAAGTTATTGAAGACTTTTCTTTTTCAAAAATTATCCTCGAAATAAAATATTAAGAGATTATTTCGCTTGCTTTCCGTGATTAGGGCTTGTTTAAAAAACATTTCAGCTTGTATTATTTCAATAAAATAACACTGGCAGCGACAAGAACAAAAGCGAAAAACGAAGCGTCAAGTTTGTCATAGCGGGTGAAAATTCTACGGAACCATTTGATTTTCTGAAAGAAACATTCAACCAAGTGTCGTTCCTTGTAAACATGCTCATCTATAAACCACGGTTCGGGATTATCGCTCTTCGGCGGGATAGTGTAACTTCCCTCCCGAGAAGTAATGTACTCTCTGATGGCTTGCGAACCGTAAGCCTTATCGCCGATGACGTTGCTCCCTCTGATTTCCGCTTGCCCGAGCAAGGACACGGCATGGCGGGAATCGTGGTCATTGCCGGGACTGAGCAGGAGCGCCAGCGGATTGCCTAAACCATCTACTATCGCATGAATTTTCGTATTCTTGCCGC
This sequence is a window from Pyramidobacter sp. YE332. Protein-coding genes within it:
- a CDS encoding Ppx/GppA phosphatase family protein — translated: MAPRKAIIDVGTNSIKFCLAEGTGAGGYKVVKDVNDIVRLGEGLKDAGCIGAEALERNARSVANFAEEAKAAGADEIIAVGTMALRVAKNAADFIARVKELCGVELRVLTGEEEAQLSYVAVMSGIEGAAEADLMTMDTGGGSTEFVFGKAGRLVRKFSLNVGAVRFTEQYLAEMPVTANKLAEAQAAIAKELTDGGVAGPVAFLVGMGGTVTSMASVKHQMAQYDPDVIQGSTLSLDDVNAQIADYAAKTLDQRREIVGLQPKRADVILAGACIVKAVLELTGAREMTVSDRSLRHGLLFQLFKA
- a CDS encoding IS5 family transposase (programmed frameshift), with amino-acid sequence MEERRYELTSSEWNRIKRMLPPEHPKSGQRGRPAKYDNRRIINGILWLARSGAPWRDLPERYGKWQAVYARFRLWKQRGIFEAIFAALSADADMENLSIDSTSCKVHQSANGRGKTPEGGKKGQAIGMSRGGKNTKIHAIVDGLGNPLALLLSPGNDHDSRHAVSLLGQAEIRGSNVIGDKAYGSQAIREYITSREGSYTIPPKSDNPEPWFIDEHVYKERHLVECFFQKIKWFRRIFTRYDKLDASFFAFVLVAASVILLK
- a CDS encoding tripartite tricarboxylate transporter permease, translated to MELLTNLWSGLRNLIGAGPLLIVTAGVVVGILGGAMPGMSPSMAVAILLPFTFGMSPTMGLVMLCAIYLASNYGGSVTAVMINTPGTPSAVVTAFDGYPLAKSGKPGYGLGISLVASVWGGFIGVVILVLFSAPLANFALKFWPAEYFSLALMGLSTVSSMAGRKWAESLMAVLLGLMLNTIGLDHVNGVSRFTFDILNLYDGFSFVPALIGLFALSEVFANIEENDYRAYEAAQERVSEWPSLKTYLGLEWSIVRSSVLGTLIGIFPGAGGTIASFLAYDMEKRLSNHPETFGTGAYEGVAAAEAANSASVGGALVPLLTLGIPGSASTAVLIGALMIHELRPGPELFAKQPELVYTLFSSLFVANIVLYFLGTWGSRLWIRVTKIPKTVLYPLIFAFAIVGSFAVRSSVFDVGVCLGFGVLGWILKKFHYPLSPIVLGLVLGALIETNLQMTLIMGGPQLLYTRPLSAVLLAITGVMLLAPIFSELKNKKAAKADR
- a CDS encoding tripartite tricarboxylate transporter TctB family protein yields the protein MQSMQELALSLNNPRGLVVIAGVCAAVLAVSALFFVVCGKRDRLGSLLVSTAFVELSVVFIFLTNGLEEMEGMDSSSKLMPYLWSLPLLVVSLFQLFRTWRAPRVKAVGHGRVDKVFWAFAIVAAAISQFDTLGFFVCTAAMLALLMLLLGERRILLILGTAACWVLFTWFVFNKVLLLGLPAGTLFSKLFM
- a CDS encoding tripartite tricarboxylate transporter substrate binding protein codes for the protein MRFRKAMSCAFVLCAAMFASAACAAYPERPIHIVNYVAPGGLMDVTSRKFISVAAKYTDATFVVENVTGAGGLVGLGHVLQQPADGYTVFAPTTAVVNKVLSSKKNEDEMIWSMEWVAMLMRDPECVIGAAEGEFNTFEKVVADAKAKNGTQLWSGPAPGGNDHVLATKVWRIVGMKAKWVPYKSGPEAMMGTLSGQSVAYVGNPADMAGRPGYKILALCRGERLPQFPDAPTFKELGYEGLENEIMWRGFAIRKGAPEEAYAWWEELNKKVAADPEWKEYLERDGIDVVDWGREKFTAQVRNDVENVRLALREAGMIK
- a CDS encoding PhoU domain-containing protein, translating into MYTLVQQMTIGAREALAKAVAGLCTLDVGAEEDVICGDDAIDELEEQIDQECLYSIAMRQPMREDLRYVYAVMKIITDIERIGDQAVNVAERLKEYVNDYHGRAPLPKIDDLLDVSRRCSEMIDDFLAALDKEDGGVLAVIREKRRETVRICRKCAESLMQRLSSPYLSETPAEIFIAIDLFRHLKRVADHLMNLGEKVYFIATGVSPLTLKRQLVSQGCSHEDSHPTESAK
- a CDS encoding Na/Pi symporter; translation: MLYFTSFVNILGGLALFLFGVDQSSRFFRENMSANARNSMARFTKKKAQAFLLGVVLSALTQSSTIATSFAVGFVDVGMLSFAGSLIVMMGASLGGTFVSFLLSLNLFDYAPLMFGVSYFLCKSRNKWVSSGFGVLRCLALIFLGMQVLGLGTKTLFADPEFSRLMTRWASDALVMGIIAFIGSGVLQSSSAIMALGIALAASNALPATSALPIALGAHIGSTTMVVLAGMSGSLSAQRLGYATFFFKLLGGLIFLCFLPFVHRTFVSLGISAAQELVYGQVLIATFNILVFLPFPQFLTWIGVRLVSGSGSLSEPRYIDEKILDVPELAVMLLSKEMGRLSNYMEAYLQMLLEPQQRNGALFGKLPRAIADLCESCQEFAYHIRVPAEEEKVSEDFTIISYTMSILRGMSKLLTGSIRSHLESTAVHDALRALLGNGVWERWCKLSRKCMRSALCAFVIGEKGQVHALESQEAELAGLSNQIRREVGESTSYDRNASRAVRLVSLMQGFLAMAKEVAEGEEFTKKQARYSTGRAFSEWKEGAVSGD